The Streptomyces fungicidicus nucleotide sequence AGGTGCGCATGTCTCATGGCGGACGGTGTGCGGGCGGAACGGCCGCTCAGTGCCAGGGCAGCTGCCCGCGCCGCTCCCAGTAGGCCCCCGGCTCCTCGGCGAGCGCGGCGAGGCGGGACGCCTGCTCGTCGGTGAGGTCGACGACGGCGGCGTGCAGGTTGGAGGCGAGCTGGGCGGTGGTCGCCGCTCCGGAGAGGACCACACCGGCCCACGGCTCCCGCAGCACCACCGCGAGGGCGACGGCGTCACAGCCCAGACCGGTCTCCTCGGCGACGGCCCGCAGCGCCTCCGGGGCGTGCGGGGCGGCGAGCCGGCCGTTGGCCATGCCCTCCTTGACGATCACCGTGAGTCCGGCGTCACGGGCCTCGGCGAGCGCGGGCCCCGCGGAGGTCTCCAGGGCGTTGTACGTCGACTGGACGGTGCGGAAGAGGGGCTCGCCGTCGACGGTGACGGCGAGGGCGGCGCGGATGGCGTCCGCCTGGGCCGGGCCGCTGGTGGAGAAGCCGACGGTGAGGCCCTGGCCGGCCGCCTCGGCGAGCCGGGCGTGCAGCTCCTTGTCGGTGAGGGCGGGGCTGTCCGGGGTCACCGAGTGGATCTGGTAGAGGTCGAGCCGTTCCCCGAGCAGCGCATCCGACTCGGCGCGCTGACGCTCGTACGCGGCGAGGGAGTGGTCCTTGATCTCGTGCCGCTCGGCGTCGGTGGTCCAGTCGGCGGTGTAGGTGTAGCCCCACTTGCTGCCGACGACGACGTCCTCGACGTCGGTCCGGTTCTTCAGCCAGTCGGCGAGGAACTCCTCCGAGCGGCCGTAGGAGCGGGCGGCGTCGAAGTAGCGCACGCCCTGGGCGTAGGCGGCGTCGAGGAGTTCGTGTGTGCGGGTGCGCAGCGTCTCGACGCTGCGGTCCTCGCCGAGGTCGTCGTTCCGGCCCAGGTTGATGTAGCCGGGGCGGCCGATGGCGGCGAGGCCGAGGCCGATGTGGCAGGTGGGGGTTGTCGCTGTTGCCAGTCGGGCGAAGGGCATCGCGGGCTCCGTTCGGTCGGGTCCGGTCCGGTTCCCGACCAACGTAACCCGCGATGACCTTGGTTTCGCCCGGGCGCTCGGCTGCCCGCGCCCCCGGACGGCTGCCCCCGGCGGTGTCCGGTCAGCTCCGCCGCTTCGCGTTCGCCCAGGCGTGCTGTGCCGCCAGGTCCGCCTTCACCTCGGCGAGCTGGACCGCGACCGCGCTCGGGGCCGTGCCGCCCCGGGCGTCACGGGAGGCGAGGGCGCCGGGGACGTTCAGGACCGTGCGGACCTCCGGAGTGAGGTGGGCGGAGATCTTCGCGAACTGCTCGTCGGTCAGCTCGTCCAGTTCCTTGCCCTCGGACTCGGCGACCTTGACGCACTCGCCGGCCACCTCGTGCGCCACACGGAACGGCACGCCCTGCTTGACCAGCCACTCGGCGATGTCGGTGGCGAGCGAGAAGCCGGCCGGGGCCAGCTCCTCCATGCGCTCGCGGTGCACCGTGAGGGTGGCCATCATGCCGGTGAAGGCCGGGAGCAGGATCTCCAGCTGGTCGATGGAGTCGAATACCGGCTCCTTGTCCTCCTGGAGGTCGCGGTTGTACGCGAGCGGGAGGGCCTTGAGGGTGGCCATCAGGCCGGTCAGGTTGCCGATGAGACGTCCCGACTTGCCGCGCGCCAGCTCGGCGATGTCGGGGTTCTTCTTCTGCGGCATGATCGACGAGCCGGTGGAGAAGGCGTCGTGCAGGGTCACGAAGGAGAACTCCTTCGTGTTCCAGATGATGACCTCCTCCGCGATCCGGGAGACGTTCACGCCGATCATCGCCGTGATGAAGGCGAACTCGGCGACGAAGTCCCTCGACGCGGTGCCGTCGATGGAGTTGGCCGCGCTGCCGTGCTCGAAGCCGAGGTCCTCGGCGACGGCCTCCGGGTCCAGCCCGAGGGAGGAACCGGCGAGCGCGCCCGAGCCGTAGGGCGACACGGCCGTGCGCTCGTCCCACTGGCGCAGCCGCTCGGCGTCCCGGGACAGCGCCTGGACGTGGGCGAGGACGTGATGGGCGAAGAGCACCGGCTGGGCGTGCTGCAGGTGGGTGCGGCCGGGCATGGCCACGTCCGGGTGGGCCTCGGCGAGGCCGGTGAGCGCGTCCTGGAGGTCGGCGATCAGACCGCCGACGGTGCGGGCGTGGTCCCGCAGGTACATCCGGAAGAGGGTCGCCACCTGGTCGTTGCGGGACCGGCCGGCGCGCAGCTTGCCGCCGAGGTCGGGGCCGAGGCGTTCCAGCAGGCCGCGCTCCAGGGCGGTGTGCACGTCCTCGTCGGCGATGGTGCCGGTGAAGGAGCCGTCGGCGACGTCCGCCTCGAGCCGGTCGAGTCCGGCGAGCATCCGGGTGAGCTCGTCCGCGGTGAGCAGCCCGGCCGTGTGCAGCACACGGGCGTGGGCGCGCGAGCCGGCGATGTCGTAGGGCGCGAGCCGCCAGTCGAAGTGGACGGACGCGGACAGCTTCGCCAGGGCCTCGGCGGGACCGTCGGCGAAACGGCCGCCCCAGAGCCGTACGTCACCGCTGTTGCTGCTCACTACCTGCGCTCCTCAAGGATGGTGATGAAAAGCGCCCCCGAAGGGGCGCGGGGAACCGCGCGATCGGCCACAGCGGGCCCGCAGTTCCCCTCCCACAGCCATATCCTGGCCGTCAGGCCAAGTCCCGCTTCGCGGCGATCTTCGACGACAGACTGTAGATGTAGATGAACCCCTTCGCGGCGGCCTGGTCGAACGTGTCGCCCGTGTCGTACGTGGCCAGGTTGAAGTCGTACAGCGACGACTCGGAGCGCCGGCCGGTGACGACCGCGCGGCCGCCGTGCAGGGTCATCCGGATGTCGCCGTTGACGTGCTGGCTGGCCTCGGTGATGAAGCCGTCCAGGGCGCGCTTGAGCGGCGAGAACCACTGGCCGTCGTAGACCAGTTCGCCCCAGCGCTGCTCGACCTGCCGCTTGTAGCGGGCGAGCTCGCGCTCGACGGTGACGTTCTCCAGCTCCTGGTGGGCCGTGATCAGGGCGATGGCGCCGGGCGCCTCGTACACCTCGCGGGACTTGATGCCGACGAGACGGTCCTCGACCATGTCGATCCGGCCGATGCCCTGGGCGCCGGCGCGCTCGTTGAGCTGCTGGATGGCCTGGAGCACGGTGACCGGCTTGCCGTCGACGGCGACGGGGACGCCCTCCTTGAAGGTGATGGTCACCTCGTCGGGCTCCCGCGGCAGGGCCGGGTTCTGCGTGTACTCGTAGACGTCCTC carries:
- the argH gene encoding argininosuccinate lyase; the encoded protein is MSSNSGDVRLWGGRFADGPAEALAKLSASVHFDWRLAPYDIAGSRAHARVLHTAGLLTADELTRMLAGLDRLEADVADGSFTGTIADEDVHTALERGLLERLGPDLGGKLRAGRSRNDQVATLFRMYLRDHARTVGGLIADLQDALTGLAEAHPDVAMPGRTHLQHAQPVLFAHHVLAHVQALSRDAERLRQWDERTAVSPYGSGALAGSSLGLDPEAVAEDLGFEHGSAANSIDGTASRDFVAEFAFITAMIGVNVSRIAEEVIIWNTKEFSFVTLHDAFSTGSSIMPQKKNPDIAELARGKSGRLIGNLTGLMATLKALPLAYNRDLQEDKEPVFDSIDQLEILLPAFTGMMATLTVHRERMEELAPAGFSLATDIAEWLVKQGVPFRVAHEVAGECVKVAESEGKELDELTDEQFAKISAHLTPEVRTVLNVPGALASRDARGGTAPSAVAVQLAEVKADLAAQHAWANAKRRS
- a CDS encoding argininosuccinate synthase → MTERVVLAYSGGLDTSVAIGWIAEETGAEVIAVAVDVGQGGEDLDVIRKRALACGAVEAEVADAKDEFAEEYCLPAIKANALYMDRYPLVSALSRPTIVKHLVAAAQKHGATTVAHGCTGKGNDRVRFEAGIVALAPDLKCIAPVRDYAMTRDKAIAFCEAKGLPIATTKKSPYSIDQNVFGRAVETGFLEDIWNAPIEDVYEYTQNPALPREPDEVTITFKEGVPVAVDGKPVTVLQAIQQLNERAGAQGIGRIDMVEDRLVGIKSREVYEAPGAIALITAHQELENVTVERELARYKRQVEQRWGELVYDGQWFSPLKRALDGFITEASQHVNGDIRMTLHGGRAVVTGRRSESSLYDFNLATYDTGDTFDQAAAKGFIYIYSLSSKIAAKRDLA
- a CDS encoding aldo/keto reductase, which gives rise to MPFARLATATTPTCHIGLGLAAIGRPGYINLGRNDDLGEDRSVETLRTRTHELLDAAYAQGVRYFDAARSYGRSEEFLADWLKNRTDVEDVVVGSKWGYTYTADWTTDAERHEIKDHSLAAYERQRAESDALLGERLDLYQIHSVTPDSPALTDKELHARLAEAAGQGLTVGFSTSGPAQADAIRAALAVTVDGEPLFRTVQSTYNALETSAGPALAEARDAGLTVIVKEGMANGRLAAPHAPEALRAVAEETGLGCDAVALAVVLREPWAGVVLSGAATTAQLASNLHAAVVDLTDEQASRLAALAEEPGAYWERRGQLPWH